The genomic region AACGGCCTCAGCGCCGCCATCCAGAGCGGCGATATTGAAAGGGCAATAAAACTGCTAATTGCCGACAGGGATTTGTATCGGGCCCTTACACTGGTGGCATCAAGGGAATCGGTTGACTATTATCTTGGTTCGGTTAAAAATTACTATAACATGTATGTCGATCTCACGAAGTCTTTGACAGAGCTTTTAAATTCCATACCTGATGAGGAGATTACCAAGTATGTGAATGAAGCGGTAAAATATGCATATGAAGTGGAAAACGGTCAGCAGTATGTCCTTGATATATTGGAGGATGTTGACACCGATTATATTCAGGAACTGGTTTATCACCTTGAAAAGGATGAATATATCCAGGAACAGCTTGAAATGGTGGATCAGGAATCCTATGATACCTTTATGGCGTATGTGGATGATCTTGATACAATAAAGGCCGATCTTACGGAAGCAGTCAGAAATGCCGATGTTGAAGCCGTAAAAGAAGGGGCGGATATTCTCAAAGATATAAATGACGATATGGTATATGTCATTGAGCTGTTAAGGGATAAGGAATACGAAAAGGCCGGAAATGCGATTAACAAAATACGTTTTGACCGGGCCGAAGAATTTATCCGGAAACAGTCCCAGAAAATAAGCGCTTCGCCAAGCTGATTCGCGGACAAAACCGGCACGCTGTGTTGCCGGTTTTTTTTGGAAGCAAAAAGCTATAACATCCGTAATATACTGCCCGTTAAAACAAACATCCGGCCGCCCTGTCTTGTATACGTGAAACTGTTATGCTATAATAAACTCCAAATATTTATAAAGCGCGCGTAAAATACGATGAAGGAGTCAAGTAGCCTGTTCCCGCTTTAACCAGAGAGGGGGTGCCGCTGGCTGGAAGCATCCCTTTAAATGGAGCAGTGCGAATTTCCCTCCGGAGTAGCTTCTTGAACCTGCGGCGGGGGAATTTTTACCGTATGGGCGAAGCTGCAGTAAATTCCTTCCGTTCCTGCATGAAGTAGAGAACGCCGGCTCCCACCGTTAAATGGGTAAGAGTGTACACGGGCGAATCCGTGTAAATATAGGTGGTACCGCGGAGTGATCCAATGCTTCGTCCTATTTTCGGACGAAGCATTTTTGATTTTGGTTGAAAATATTTATGATTGTTCTAAAAACATTTGAAAGGGGAGAAAGCATGAAGGAACAACTTCAGGCAATTGCCAGAGAGGCAATGGAAAAGCTGGAAAGTGTCAGGGATGTTAAAACCCTTGAAGAAATAAGAGTGTTGTTTTTGGGAAAAAAAGGGAAACTGACAGGCATTTTAAAAGGAATGGGGACCCTTCCTGCAGATGAAAGGCCCGTTGTAGGCCAGCTGGTGAATGAAATACGGGAACAGCTGGAGGATAACATAGCAAAAATCAAAAACAGGCTTTTGCAGGAAGAAAGAGAAAGAAAAATGCTCAGGGAAACCATTGACGTGACAATGCCGGGGACTTTACACCCGATGGGGAAAAAGCATCCGTTAACTCAGGTACTGGACGAAATCAAGGAAGTTTTCCTCGGAATGGGTTATGAAATTGCCGAGGGCCCTGAGGTGGAACTGGATTATTACAACTTCGAAGCGCTTAACATTCCGAAAAACCATCCCGCCAGGGATACGCAGGATTCGTTTTATATCAATGAAAATGTAGTGCTTAGGACACAAACGTCGCCTGTACAAATTAGGGTTATGGAAAACAAAAAGCCGCCTATAAAAATTATCTGTCCCGGAAGGGTTTACCGTTCTGATCAGGTTGACGCAACCCACTCTCCTATTTTCCATCAGGTGGAAGGCCTTGTAGTTGACAAGGGCGTAACGATGGGGGATTTGATTGGAACACTGCAGGTATTTGCTAAAAGCCTGTTCGGTGAAAATACAAAAATCCGCTTAAGGCCCCATCATTTCCCATTCACCGAGCCAAGTGCCGAGGTGGATGTATCGTGCTGGTCCTGCGGAGGAAAGGGATGCAGGGTTTGTAAAAACGAAGGGTGGATAGAGATACTCGGAGCAGGTATGGTACACCCGAAGGTATTGGAGATTTGCGGTATTGATCCGAAGGTTTACAGCGGCTTTGCTTTCGGCCTTGGCGTTGAAAGGACGGCGATGGGTCGCTTCAATATTGACGATATGAGGCTTTTATATGAAAATGACATGCGTTTCCTTAAACAATTCTAATGTTTAAATTAACGCAACAATGGGAGGGGATTACGAAATGAAAGCGCCAATTTCCTGGTTGAAGGATTTTGCTGATATAAATGTGGACGCAAAGGAACTTGCTGAGAAGATGACCCTTTCGGGCAGCAAGGTGGAAGCTGTGGAAGATTTGGGAAAATCTTTTGATAATGTGGTTGTGGGGAAAATTATATCACTGGAAAAACACCCCAACGCAGACCGGCTGAGAATTGCCCGGGTAGATATCGGAAAAGAAGTGATTCAGGTAGTTACCGGGGCGCCGAATGTAAAGGAAGGGGATTATATTCCCGTTGCCCTGGTGGGGGCGCATCTTCCCGGCGGAGAAATAAAGGCTACAAAGCTCAGAGGTGTTGAGTCCAACGGAATGATGTGTTCAATTGAGGAACTTAATTTAACCCGTGAATTTTTACCCGACGCGCCTGAGGACGGGGTTTATGTGTTTCACAATAACCCGGAAGTGGGCAGGGACGTCAGGGAAGTATTTGGCCTTGAACCTGTTTTGGATTTCGAAATAACTTCAAACCGTCCCGATTGTTTGAGTATCGTAGGGCTTGCAAGGGAAGCGGCGGTAACATTGTCAACCGGGTTTAAGGAGCCTGAGATTACAGTAAAGGAAGAGGGCGTGGGGAAGGCTGAGGATTTCATTTCGGTTGAGATAAGAAATCCTGAGCTTTGCAGCCGCTATGCTGCAAGGGTTGTAACCGACGTGAAAATCGGGCCGTCTCCCGAATGGATGCAAAGGCGGCTGGCATTGGCAGGAATGAGACCGATAAACAATATTGTCGATATAACGAACTACGTAATGCTCGAAATGGGTCAGCCAATGCACGCTTTTGACCTTAAATGCCTTGACGGCGGGAAGATAATAGTCAGAACGGCAAAAGACGGCGAAGTAATTACCACTCTTGACGGTCAGGAACGCCGGCTGGATTCTTCAATGCTTGTCATAGCCGATGAAAACAAGCCTGTGGCTTTGGCAGGGGTCATGGGCGGAGAGAATTCCGAAATCACCAACGAAACAAAAATGATTTTGCTTGAATCCGCCAATTTTAACGGAACCTCTGTCAGGCTTACCAGTAAAAAGGTCGGGCTCAGAAGCGAAGCGTCAAGCCGTTTTGAAAAAGGCCTGGATCCTGAAAATGTTATACCCGCTCTTAACCGCTGTGCACAGCTTATTGAAGAGCTGGGAGCGGGCAGGGTTGTTCCCGGCATAGTGGACTGCTATCCTGTTAAGCCTGAAAAAGTGGAAATTGAGCTTAATGACGTTGAAATAAACAATCTCCTCGGAACCAACATTGACAGGGAATGGATGCTGGACCTGTTCGAAAGGCTTGGGTTTGGCGTAGACAGAAACACAGGGAAATTAACAGTTCCGTCCTTCCGCGCCGATATACGCCTTCAGGCCGATTTGGCGGAGGAAGTGGCGCGCTTTTACGATTATAACCGTATTACGCCCACATTGCTTAAGGGAAAAGAATCAACCGTCGGGAGAAAAACCTACAGCCAGAAGATGGAAGACCTGATTATGCAGGTAATGCTGGCGTATGGATTATACGAGACGTACACGTTTTCCTTTACCAGTCCGAAAGTTTGGGACAAACTGAGGCTTCCAAAGGATCACGAGCTGAGAAACGCCGTTGTTATAAAAAATCCTCTTGGTGAAGATTTCAGCGTTATGAGAACCACCACCATTCCCGATATGCTGGACGTGATAAGGACAAATTACAACCGCAAGGTTGAGGAGGGCCGTTTCTTTGAGATATCTTATGTATACAGACCTTTGCAGGAAGGTCTGCTTCCCGAGGAAAAAAAGGTGCTTACAATAGGCCTTTACGGCAATACCGACTTTTATTATCTCAAAGGAATTGTTGAACAGTTGTTAGTTCAGATGAATATTAAGAACGCGGATTTTTCTCCTGAAAAAAATCATCCTGCTTTCCATCCTGGCAGATGCGCAAGGGTATCCGTCGGACAGACAACAATAGGCTATATCGGTGAAATACATCCCGAAGTGGCCGATAATTTTGAATGCCCGCACAGGACATACATCGGCGTGCTGGAGATAAAACCGATGATAGAAAACTCAAGTATGGCAAAAGAATACAGGGGACTTCCGAAATATCCGGCTGTGTTAAGGGATATTGCGTTGGTGGTAAAGGACGAGATTCCTGTAAAGGATATTGAGGAAGCAGTCAGGAAGTTCGGCGGAAAACTCCTTGAAGAAATAAAACTTTTTGATGTGTACAGGGGAGAACAGGTTCCCGAAGGGATGAAGAGCGTGGCTTATACCCTTACTTTCCGTTCCCCTGAAAGGACGCTGAATGACGACGAGATTAACGGAATAATGGAAGAAATAATTAACGGGCTGAAAAAGGATTTGGGTGCAACATTAAGGTAAAATAACCAGAAGGAGGCGGGGCAATCCCGCCTCTTTTCAATTAATCGGTTTTTACTATAGGTGTGGTAAAGTCCTGATCACCCATTCTTTGTCCGGGATCGGGAAATGCCAATACATATGAATTGGTTGCTTTTATATCGTATTCAAACATTAACTTGGAAGCCCCCGAGAGCTGGTCTCTGTAATTTGCCACCTTTGTTATCAGGGGGACTTTTGCCTCTTTCCGAATCCTTGCAAGAAGTTCCCGGCCTTTGCTGTTAAATCCCAGTACCCTGAGGTAACCGCAACGGTCGTCGCTGACAAAACTTTTAAGCTGATTTTTTGTGACTCCCCACAACAGGTTGGCGGTAATTCTCCTTATACGGGTGGAAGGATACCTGCTTGTTGCGACCATATCGATTAATTCACTGAGCGTACCCGACCGGAGGGAACAGGAGATTAGCCTGTTTTCAAGACCTTCGGTGACATCGGGAACATTGCGCAGTTCCTCCGGGCTCATCGTGCGCAGCCTGTGGAGAACTATTTCAGAAAAGGCGTCGGCAAAAACAGGTCCTCTCCTGCCGGTTATCTCAGCTTGAAGTATCTTAAAGGTAAAATCGGGCAGATTGTGCGATAATACGGGATCTGTTATAGCGCCCCCGTCCTGTAAAAATTTCCGGACTGCGGTGGCGCTGGAGAAGGAGGAAAGCATTTCGGTGCTCAGATATGCCGCGCCAACCCTTTTTACCGTTACAGGCTGCATGTCGCTTTTCAGCCTTTTCAGTGCCTTAATGTATTCTATTGCAAGGATATTGTTTGAATGGGACATAATGTTTCCGGGTAAATCATTGATAATGGAAAGAATTGCCTTTTCGCGGGACAAAGGAAAGGAATATCCCTCGTTTAAGTATTTTTTAAGCAGTTTTCGGTATTCATCGGGTTCTTCGTGCAATATCGAAGCAATCCTTTTTAACGGCTCAAGTTCGCCCTGTTCGCTGCCAAAGCTGAGAAAATCCACAACACCGGTATTATGAAGGGTCCGGACAGCTCCGTACGCGAAAATCTCGGCTGAAGCGCATGCAAAAACTACGGGCAGCTCCAGTACGAGGTCTATGCCTGCGTTAAGTGCCATTCTCGTTCTTGCCCATTTGTCAACAATGGCAGGCTCGCCACGCTGGACAAAATTCCCGCTCATTACGCAAAGGGTATGGGTGGCGCCGGTTTTTTCAATTGAGGTTTTAATATGATAAACATGCCCCATATGCAGGGGATTATATTCCGAAATTATACCGAGAACCTTCATATATCCATCCTCTGAAAGTTTCAGTCCGGAAAAGCTCTGTACCATAAATTATAACCGGTCAAAGGGGGAAGAACAACATTTTGTTTACAGCTCACTGCAGCAAAAAAAATGTCTTGACATACGTTCTTTTCCATAGTAATATATTGCTAAATAATCGTTAAAGACGATGAAGGGGAGTAGTAGATACCCGGAACCTTTCAGAGAGCTGTTGGCCGGTGCGAAACAGCAGGGGAACGGTATTGAACTGGCCCCGGAGTTGCCGTCTGAAATCAGAGTAGGACAGGACGAAAGCCCATCGTTATCTGGGCAGGATATCGGTAGAACGCACCTGTATCTGGAAAAAGAGTGGTTAATTGATCCTTCGTCTCTTTTGGCGAAGGTTTTTTTATAAAACGGAAAAACAAATAAAAGGCAGGGTGCATCTGCCGGTCTCCGGACGAGTGTATTCCGATAAGGAATAAAGAAGAGTGGTACCGCGGGAGAAGAAACCTTCCGTCTCTTTGGCAAAAGAGGCGGAAGGTTTTTTAGTTATAGAACTGTAAAGATTATAAAAAAAGGAGGTAACAAAAATGAACTGGAGAAAATACAGAAAATTTCCGGCCTTTGTCTTTAAGGAAAGAACATGGCCTGACAGGACCATTGAAAAAGCCCCGATATGGTGCAGTGTTGATCTTAGGGACGGAAACCAGGCCTTGCCCGACCCGATGAATGTTGAAAAGAAACTTAAGATGTTCAATCTTCTTAAAAAGATAGGGTTTAAGGAAATAG from Thermoclostridium stercorarium subsp. stercorarium DSM 8532 harbors:
- the pheS gene encoding phenylalanine--tRNA ligase subunit alpha, which translates into the protein MKEQLQAIAREAMEKLESVRDVKTLEEIRVLFLGKKGKLTGILKGMGTLPADERPVVGQLVNEIREQLEDNIAKIKNRLLQEERERKMLRETIDVTMPGTLHPMGKKHPLTQVLDEIKEVFLGMGYEIAEGPEVELDYYNFEALNIPKNHPARDTQDSFYINENVVLRTQTSPVQIRVMENKKPPIKIICPGRVYRSDQVDATHSPIFHQVEGLVVDKGVTMGDLIGTLQVFAKSLFGENTKIRLRPHHFPFTEPSAEVDVSCWSCGGKGCRVCKNEGWIEILGAGMVHPKVLEICGIDPKVYSGFAFGLGVERTAMGRFNIDDMRLLYENDMRFLKQF
- the pheT gene encoding phenylalanine--tRNA ligase subunit beta produces the protein MKAPISWLKDFADINVDAKELAEKMTLSGSKVEAVEDLGKSFDNVVVGKIISLEKHPNADRLRIARVDIGKEVIQVVTGAPNVKEGDYIPVALVGAHLPGGEIKATKLRGVESNGMMCSIEELNLTREFLPDAPEDGVYVFHNNPEVGRDVREVFGLEPVLDFEITSNRPDCLSIVGLAREAAVTLSTGFKEPEITVKEEGVGKAEDFISVEIRNPELCSRYAARVVTDVKIGPSPEWMQRRLALAGMRPINNIVDITNYVMLEMGQPMHAFDLKCLDGGKIIVRTAKDGEVITTLDGQERRLDSSMLVIADENKPVALAGVMGGENSEITNETKMILLESANFNGTSVRLTSKKVGLRSEASSRFEKGLDPENVIPALNRCAQLIEELGAGRVVPGIVDCYPVKPEKVEIELNDVEINNLLGTNIDREWMLDLFERLGFGVDRNTGKLTVPSFRADIRLQADLAEEVARFYDYNRITPTLLKGKESTVGRKTYSQKMEDLIMQVMLAYGLYETYTFSFTSPKVWDKLRLPKDHELRNAVVIKNPLGEDFSVMRTTTIPDMLDVIRTNYNRKVEEGRFFEISYVYRPLQEGLLPEEKKVLTIGLYGNTDFYYLKGIVEQLLVQMNIKNADFSPEKNHPAFHPGRCARVSVGQTTIGYIGEIHPEVADNFECPHRTYIGVLEIKPMIENSSMAKEYRGLPKYPAVLRDIALVVKDEIPVKDIEEAVRKFGGKLLEEIKLFDVYRGEQVPEGMKSVAYTLTFRSPERTLNDDEINGIMEEIINGLKKDLGATLR
- a CDS encoding nucleotidyltransferase; translated protein: MKVLGIISEYNPLHMGHVYHIKTSIEKTGATHTLCVMSGNFVQRGEPAIVDKWARTRMALNAGIDLVLELPVVFACASAEIFAYGAVRTLHNTGVVDFLSFGSEQGELEPLKRIASILHEEPDEYRKLLKKYLNEGYSFPLSREKAILSIINDLPGNIMSHSNNILAIEYIKALKRLKSDMQPVTVKRVGAAYLSTEMLSSFSSATAVRKFLQDGGAITDPVLSHNLPDFTFKILQAEITGRRGPVFADAFSEIVLHRLRTMSPEELRNVPDVTEGLENRLISCSLRSGTLSELIDMVATSRYPSTRIRRITANLLWGVTKNQLKSFVSDDRCGYLRVLGFNSKGRELLARIRKEAKVPLITKVANYRDQLSGASKLMFEYDIKATNSYVLAFPDPGQRMGDQDFTTPIVKTD